One Succinispira mobilis DSM 6222 genomic window carries:
- a CDS encoding AtpZ/AtpI family protein, producing the protein MHSKREQLIRAVVFVSTVSSILIANLTLGYYIGKLLDDYLLNFPWGRIIGIVLGMGTAVWSVIRTLKNDFLKIKGKEDK; encoded by the coding sequence ATGCACAGTAAAAGGGAGCAACTGATTCGAGCTGTAGTTTTTGTAAGCACTGTAAGCAGTATTCTTATTGCCAACTTAACTTTGGGCTACTACATCGGCAAATTATTGGATGATTATTTGTTAAATTTTCCTTGGGGACGAATTATCGGCATCGTTTTAGGCATGGGAACTGCGGTGTGGAGTGTTATTAGAACCTTGAAAAACGATTTTTTAAAAATAAAGGGTAAAGAGGATAAGTAA
- the wecB gene encoding non-hydrolyzing UDP-N-acetylglucosamine 2-epimerase, whose amino-acid sequence MGKIKVMTVFGTRPEAIKMAPLVLELQKHPEQIEVVVAVTAQHRQMLDQVLELFGVVPDYDLDIMSQGQTLYDITTRALVGLGAVLEQTKPDMVLVHGDTTTTFAGALAAYYQQIAVGHVEAGLRTGDIYSPYPEEMNRKLTGSIAELHFAPTAEAKANLLRENVKLENIVVTGNTVIDALKQVTSKGRISSHLQATILDKYPNKKIILVTTHRRENLGEPMRNVYKAIKQIVQENPDVVAVFPVHFNPKVRSVAAEELAGEARIIMCDPLEYEDFAQLMAHSYLILTDSGGIQEEAPALGKPVLVLRDTTERPEAIQAGTVLLIGTEQQEVYQKTSLLLSDEGCYRVMSTACNPYGDGLACQRIVNCILNKYGLTTEKCQEYTCKM is encoded by the coding sequence ATGGGAAAAATCAAGGTAATGACTGTGTTTGGCACTCGACCAGAGGCGATAAAAATGGCGCCGTTAGTTTTAGAGTTGCAAAAACATCCAGAACAAATTGAGGTAGTGGTAGCAGTTACTGCGCAGCATCGTCAAATGCTCGATCAAGTTTTAGAGCTGTTTGGGGTAGTACCTGATTATGATCTGGATATTATGAGTCAAGGACAAACCTTGTATGATATAACAACTAGGGCTTTAGTTGGCTTAGGAGCAGTGTTAGAACAGACTAAACCAGATATGGTTTTAGTGCATGGTGATACAACTACAACTTTTGCGGGTGCTTTGGCCGCCTACTATCAACAAATAGCTGTAGGGCATGTAGAGGCTGGGTTACGTACTGGCGATATTTATTCACCTTATCCAGAAGAGATGAACCGTAAATTGACTGGGAGTATTGCGGAGTTGCATTTTGCCCCAACCGCTGAAGCTAAGGCTAATTTGCTGAGGGAAAATGTGAAATTGGAAAACATAGTGGTAACAGGCAATACAGTAATTGATGCTTTAAAACAAGTTACGAGCAAGGGTCGAATTTCTTCGCATTTGCAAGCAACTATTTTAGATAAATATCCGAATAAGAAAATTATCTTGGTAACAACTCATCGCCGAGAAAATCTTGGCGAACCAATGCGTAATGTTTACAAGGCGATTAAACAGATTGTACAAGAAAATCCCGATGTGGTCGCAGTGTTCCCGGTACATTTTAATCCTAAAGTTCGCAGTGTAGCCGCAGAAGAGTTGGCCGGCGAAGCTAGAATTATTATGTGTGATCCGCTAGAATATGAAGATTTTGCTCAGTTGATGGCACATTCATACTTGATTTTGACAGATTCAGGTGGTATTCAAGAGGAAGCGCCAGCTCTAGGAAAACCAGTTTTGGTGTTGCGCGATACTACTGAACGACCTGAGGCGATACAAGCCGGGACTGTACTATTGATCGGGACAGAACAGCAAGAAGTTTATCAGAAAACAAGCTTGTTATTGTCTGATGAAGGTTGTTATAGAGTTATGTCTACAGCTTGTAATCCTTATGGTGATGGTTTAGCTTGCCAAAGAATTGTTAATTGTATTCTGAATAAGTATGGTTTAACAACAGAAAAATGCCAAGAATATACTTGTAAGATGTAA
- a CDS encoding glycosyltransferase family 4 protein — protein sequence MQAYAVAFFIGLIASWFLVPYVRKLAIKLGALDKPDVRKVHKNPIPRMGGLAIYIGFIIAVVASMHLTKEIIGMLIGATMIVALGIADDIYQLDAKVKLAGQIAAAAVLVLFDVKIGWIANPIGDYVYLEYFAIPFTIIWVVSLTNVVNLIDGLDGLAAGVSIIASVTVILVALKQGFYPAAVLTAAVAGSALGFIKYNFNPAVIFMGDTGSMFLGYILASISILGAVKTATTIALVVPAIALGLPIMDTAFAIMRRYSNGKPIFQPDKGHFHHRLLAMGFTQKQAVLLMYCISAVLGISAILLTEASFSVAMVIIGVIIAVVFIGAKKIGILNDTESAKTH from the coding sequence ATGCAAGCATATGCAGTGGCGTTCTTTATAGGTTTGATTGCAAGTTGGTTTTTAGTTCCTTATGTAAGGAAATTAGCAATAAAGTTAGGGGCTTTAGATAAGCCAGATGTGCGTAAAGTTCACAAGAACCCCATACCGCGTATGGGTGGTTTGGCAATATATATTGGTTTTATTATAGCAGTAGTAGCTAGTATGCACCTGACAAAAGAAATTATTGGTATGCTAATAGGCGCAACGATGATTGTGGCTTTAGGTATAGCGGATGATATCTATCAATTAGATGCAAAAGTAAAGTTGGCGGGGCAGATTGCCGCAGCCGCCGTGTTAGTTTTGTTTGATGTAAAAATTGGTTGGATTGCAAATCCAATAGGTGATTATGTTTACTTAGAGTATTTTGCAATACCATTTACAATTATATGGGTAGTTAGTTTGACAAATGTAGTTAATCTAATAGATGGGCTAGACGGATTAGCTGCTGGGGTTTCCATTATTGCTTCCGTTACGGTAATTTTAGTGGCTTTAAAGCAAGGCTTTTATCCAGCCGCAGTTTTAACAGCGGCCGTAGCTGGTTCAGCGCTAGGATTTATTAAGTATAACTTTAATCCCGCTGTAATTTTTATGGGTGATACTGGGAGTATGTTTCTCGGTTATATTTTAGCGAGTATTTCAATTTTGGGTGCGGTGAAAACTGCAACGACGATTGCCTTAGTGGTCCCAGCAATTGCTTTAGGTCTGCCAATCATGGATACGGCTTTTGCGATTATGCGACGATATAGCAATGGAAAACCGATTTTCCAACCTGATAAAGGGCATTTTCACCATCGTTTATTAGCGATGGGTTTTACACAAAAACAAGCAGTATTATTAATGTATTGCATTAGTGCAGTACTGGGAATTAGTGCCATATTGCTTACAGAAGCGAGTTTTTCTGTGGCGATGGTCATTATCGGTGTTATTATTGCGGTGGTATTCATTGGTGCCAAAAAAATTGGTATATTAAATGATACAGAGAGCGCAAAGACGCATTAA
- a CDS encoding deaminase, giving the protein MQEIGFLEQNNTRPDWDSYFMQIAQVVATRSTCIRRQVGALIVKDNNILATGYNGVPKGLEHCAQVGCIRAQLGVPSGERHELCRGLHAEQNAIIQAAVHGTKIAGGTLYCTHQPCVVCTKMIINAGIEKVIIANNYPDKLAEEMLCAAKVKIVRWEK; this is encoded by the coding sequence ATGCAGGAGATCGGATTTTTGGAACAAAATAATACGCGTCCCGATTGGGATAGTTATTTTATGCAAATTGCTCAAGTTGTAGCTACTCGTTCGACTTGTATCCGTCGGCAGGTAGGGGCTTTAATTGTTAAAGACAATAATATTTTGGCCACTGGCTATAATGGAGTTCCGAAGGGGCTAGAGCATTGTGCTCAGGTTGGTTGTATAAGAGCGCAATTAGGCGTTCCCTCGGGAGAACGACACGAATTATGCCGTGGCTTACATGCTGAGCAAAATGCGATTATTCAAGCTGCAGTGCATGGCACAAAAATTGCGGGTGGGACTTTGTATTGTACCCATCAACCTTGTGTGGTTTGTACGAAAATGATTATTAATGCAGGTATTGAAAAAGTGATTATTGCCAACAACTATCCAGATAAATTGGCGGAAGAAATGCTATGTGCGGCCAAGGTGAAAATTGTTCGCTGGGAAAAATAA
- the upp gene encoding uracil phosphoribosyltransferase: MGVHIVDHPLIQHKLTLIRDEKTGTKDFREMLEEIATLMAYEITRNLPLEDFKVKTPVAECTGKILVGRKVGVVPILRAGLGMLGGVLNLIPNAKVGHIGLYRDPETLKPVEYYCKLPADATEREFILVDPMLATGYSSVAAVDILKRKGAKNIKLMCLVAAPEGVAVMQERHPDVDIYTAAVDDYLDDHGYIVPGLGDAGDRIFGTK, encoded by the coding sequence ATGGGAGTACATATTGTCGACCATCCATTAATCCAACATAAGTTAACTTTAATTCGTGATGAAAAAACGGGCACGAAAGATTTTCGGGAAATGCTCGAAGAAATTGCTACTTTGATGGCTTACGAAATTACTCGTAATCTGCCCTTAGAAGATTTCAAGGTTAAAACTCCAGTAGCAGAATGTACTGGTAAAATTTTAGTGGGTCGCAAAGTTGGGGTAGTGCCAATTCTAAGAGCTGGCTTAGGCATGTTAGGTGGGGTTTTAAACTTAATTCCTAATGCGAAAGTAGGTCATATTGGTTTATATCGCGATCCAGAAACTTTAAAACCGGTAGAATATTATTGTAAATTGCCAGCTGATGCGACAGAAAGAGAATTTATTTTGGTGGATCCGATGTTGGCAACAGGCTATTCTTCTGTAGCGGCAGTAGACATTTTAAAGCGCAAAGGTGCGAAAAATATCAAATTGATGTGTTTGGTAGCTGCCCCTGAGGGCGTAGCGGTAATGCAAGAACGTCATCCTGATGTAGATATCTATACGGCAGCTGTAGATGATTATCTCGATGATCATGGTTATATAGTACCAGGCTTGGGTGATGCAGGAGATCGGATTTTTGGAACAAAATAA
- the glyA gene encoding serine hydroxymethyltransferase, with protein sequence MTLKKFDPEIAQAIQAELGRQRDKIELIASENFVSVPVLEALGSVLTNKYAEGYPGKRYYGGCEHVDVVESLAIARAKELFGAEHANVQPHSGAQANTAVYFAFLKPGDTILGMNLAHGGHLTHGSPVNISGSYFNIVPYGVDETTHRINYAELRELAIANKPKMIVAGASAYARIIDFAQIAAIAKEVGAMFMVDMAHIAGLVAAGLHPNPVEYADIVTTTTHKTLRGPRGGMILCKQEYAQKIDKAIFPGIQGGPLMHAIAAKAVAFKEALQPEFKQYQQQIIKNAQALAQALIAEGFTLVSGGTDNHLLLVDVRGQNLTGKVAEHLLDEVGVTTNKNTIPFDPASPFVTSGVRIGTPAVTTRGLVEVDMQEIAKIIGLVLKNPEDAAAKQEAIARVAALCAKYPMYVGLTEEK encoded by the coding sequence ATGACATTAAAAAAATTTGATCCTGAAATTGCTCAAGCAATACAAGCTGAATTAGGCAGACAAAGAGATAAAATTGAGCTAATTGCTTCGGAAAACTTTGTAAGTGTGCCAGTCCTCGAAGCTTTAGGCAGTGTGCTTACTAATAAATATGCCGAGGGTTATCCAGGTAAAAGATACTATGGTGGTTGTGAGCATGTAGATGTGGTGGAGAGTTTAGCTATTGCTAGAGCCAAAGAATTATTTGGTGCCGAACACGCTAATGTGCAACCTCATTCGGGTGCACAAGCTAATACCGCGGTGTATTTTGCTTTTTTAAAACCTGGAGATACAATTTTAGGGATGAATTTGGCTCATGGTGGTCACTTAACCCATGGTAGTCCAGTAAATATCTCGGGTAGTTATTTTAATATTGTGCCTTATGGTGTAGATGAAACTACGCATAGAATAAATTATGCAGAGTTGCGGGAGTTGGCAATTGCTAATAAACCGAAGATGATTGTAGCTGGCGCTAGTGCTTATGCGCGCATCATTGATTTTGCACAAATAGCAGCAATTGCTAAAGAAGTTGGCGCGATGTTTATGGTAGATATGGCGCATATTGCTGGTTTAGTTGCGGCAGGTTTGCATCCTAATCCAGTTGAATATGCTGATATTGTTACGACCACTACGCATAAAACTTTGCGCGGTCCACGCGGCGGGATGATTTTGTGTAAGCAAGAGTATGCGCAAAAAATAGATAAGGCGATTTTCCCTGGTATTCAAGGCGGGCCATTGATGCATGCCATTGCGGCTAAGGCAGTAGCTTTTAAAGAAGCTTTGCAACCAGAGTTTAAGCAATATCAACAACAAATTATAAAAAATGCCCAAGCTTTAGCGCAAGCTTTAATCGCTGAAGGGTTTACTTTGGTTTCGGGTGGAACAGATAACCACTTGTTATTAGTAGATGTGCGCGGGCAAAATCTCACTGGTAAAGTAGCGGAACATTTATTAGATGAAGTTGGCGTAACTACCAATAAAAACACAATTCCTTTTGACCCAGCAAGTCCTTTTGTAACTAGCGGGGTAAGAATTGGTACGCCAGCGGTAACTACGCGTGGCCTAGTGGAAGTTGATATGCAAGAAATTGCTAAAATTATTGGCTTGGTGCTAAAAAACCCGGAAGATGCGGCGGCTAAGCAAGAAGCGATTGCTAGAGTTGCGGCTTTGTGTGCGAAATATCCTATGTATGTGGGTTTAACTGAAGAAAAATAA
- a CDS encoding TIGR01440 family protein, whose amino-acid sequence MASRDLLEQLKLQTEQLLKEFFAKVCMPQESILVVGCSTSEVLGQHIGQGGTIQVAQVILSSLLTSVQERNIFLAIQCCEHLNRALVVEKNCQMRYNLEQVSAYPIATAGGSMAACAMQLYKQPVLVESIQAQAGIDIGQTLIGMHLQKVAVPIRLEITKIGQAQLTCAYTRPKLIGGPRAVYSPQ is encoded by the coding sequence TTGGCTAGCCGGGATTTATTAGAGCAATTAAAACTACAAACGGAACAATTGCTTAAAGAGTTTTTTGCTAAGGTGTGTATGCCTCAAGAGAGTATTTTGGTTGTTGGCTGTAGTACTAGTGAAGTACTCGGGCAGCATATTGGACAGGGTGGAACAATCCAAGTTGCGCAGGTTATTTTAAGTTCGCTACTTACTAGCGTTCAAGAGCGCAATATTTTTTTGGCTATTCAATGTTGTGAACATTTAAATAGAGCTTTAGTTGTAGAAAAGAACTGTCAAATGCGGTATAATCTAGAACAGGTTAGTGCTTATCCAATAGCAACAGCTGGTGGAAGCATGGCGGCTTGTGCAATGCAACTTTATAAACAGCCAGTGCTGGTAGAAAGTATTCAGGCACAGGCGGGGATTGATATTGGGCAGACTTTAATTGGGATGCATTTGCAAAAAGTTGCAGTGCCAATCCGATTAGAAATTACTAAAATTGGTCAAGCGCAGTTAACGTGTGCTTATACGCGTCCGAAATTGATCGGCGGGCCAAGAGCAGTATATTCACCACAATAA
- the rpiB gene encoding ribose 5-phosphate isomerase B, translating to MKIAIGSDHGGLNLKTAMKEVLVAAGVEVLDCGTHTIVSVDYPDIAQQVATAVTSGVAERGILICGTGIGMSIAANKIDGIRAALCTDVFSALMSREHNDANILVLGERVTGVGHAGLIVQTWLTGEFQQGRHSQRIEKIMALEAGCDKIG from the coding sequence ATGAAAATAGCTATAGGTTCTGACCATGGCGGTTTGAATTTAAAAACAGCTATGAAGGAAGTTTTAGTAGCAGCAGGTGTGGAAGTGCTGGATTGTGGCACGCATACCATAGTTTCGGTAGATTATCCTGATATTGCGCAGCAAGTAGCTACGGCGGTTACTAGTGGGGTAGCGGAACGGGGAATTTTAATTTGTGGCACAGGGATTGGCATGAGTATTGCCGCCAATAAAATTGATGGAATTCGAGCTGCTTTATGTACCGATGTATTTTCGGCTTTAATGAGTCGCGAACATAATGATGCTAATATTTTAGTGCTTGGGGAACGGGTTACTGGTGTTGGGCATGCTGGTTTGATTGTCCAAACTTGGTTGACTGGCGAATTTCAACAAGGTAGACATAGTCAAAGAATTGAAAAAATAATGGCTTTAGAAGCAGGTTGTGATAAAATTGGCTAG
- a CDS encoding L-threonylcarbamoyladenylate synthase, producing MIFIKTQILTNSSADLACAAQLIRQGELVAFPTETVYGLGANALDATAVQKIFAAKGRPADNPLIIHIAQVADYASFAREINPKAQALIDNFCPGPLTLVLPKAAGLPDNVTAGLDSVAIRMPSLKLAQQLIELAGVPIAAPSANTSGRPSPTCGTDVLEDLQNKIAAIIMADSSAIGLESTVVDCTTAQPKLLRPGGITLAMLEEIVGAVAVDASIQTFVPVATPKSPGMKYKHYAPQAKMSIWEELTNAEIIEFIRANLAHKPEVGLLLSAEVAEKLGAVACQVQVWGKLSETEKLAAKLYAVLRQFDRAQVSEIYAQGVPVTGLGLAIMNRMRKSAAFNIIKKI from the coding sequence ATGATTTTTATTAAAACGCAAATTTTAACAAATAGTAGTGCGGATTTAGCATGCGCCGCGCAGTTGATTAGACAGGGGGAGTTAGTAGCTTTTCCGACGGAAACAGTTTATGGTTTAGGTGCGAATGCTTTAGATGCTACGGCAGTTCAAAAAATATTTGCGGCTAAAGGTCGGCCTGCGGACAATCCATTAATTATTCATATCGCCCAAGTCGCTGATTATGCAAGTTTTGCTAGGGAAATTAATCCCAAGGCTCAAGCTTTGATTGATAATTTTTGTCCTGGTCCCTTGACTTTGGTTTTACCTAAGGCGGCAGGTTTGCCCGATAATGTTACCGCAGGGCTAGATAGTGTGGCGATTCGGATGCCTAGTTTAAAGCTGGCCCAGCAGTTAATCGAACTGGCTGGAGTGCCGATTGCGGCACCATCGGCGAATACTTCGGGGCGCCCTAGTCCAACTTGTGGGACGGATGTGCTAGAAGATTTACAAAACAAAATTGCGGCTATTATTATGGCCGATAGTAGCGCCATTGGTTTAGAGTCTACGGTGGTAGATTGCACGACCGCACAGCCTAAGTTATTGCGCCCAGGGGGGATAACTCTGGCAATGCTCGAAGAAATTGTGGGAGCGGTGGCGGTAGATGCTAGCATTCAAACTTTTGTGCCAGTAGCTACGCCTAAATCCCCTGGGATGAAATACAAGCATTATGCACCACAAGCTAAAATGTCTATTTGGGAAGAATTGACAAATGCGGAAATTATTGAATTTATCCGCGCAAATTTAGCGCATAAACCAGAAGTTGGCTTATTGTTAAGTGCCGAAGTAGCTGAAAAACTAGGGGCAGTAGCCTGTCAGGTGCAGGTCTGGGGTAAACTTAGCGAGACTGAAAAATTAGCGGCAAAGTTGTATGCAGTGTTACGCCAATTTGATCGCGCGCAAGTGAGTGAAATTTATGCGCAAGGGGTGCCAGTAACAGGACTTGGTTTGGCGATTATGAATCGGATGCGTAAGTCGGCGGCTTTCAATATTATTAAGAAAATATAA
- the prmC gene encoding peptide chain release factor N(5)-glutamine methyltransferase, with product MNSEKEIWTIIKILKWTEEFFQQKNIPSARLDAEILLAKVLGYERIQLYVRYEQPLTKAELSQYREMVVKRAKGCPVAYILGTKQFMHFELKVNEAVLIPRPETELLVEGVLQLPLATPDAVQVLDLCTGSGAIGIALAMYRPTWQITSSDISVAALQVAKENATTYQLNERMNFIESDLFQSIPQADYQIIVANPPYIALKDKASLSREVLQEPEQALFAPQEGLALYARLAQEAARYLAPQGWIALEYGQGQAAAIVDLFKAAGYHKFEIRADYAGIERMLFIQR from the coding sequence ATGAATAGTGAAAAAGAAATTTGGACGATAATTAAAATTTTAAAGTGGACGGAAGAATTTTTTCAACAAAAAAATATTCCTAGTGCACGCTTAGATGCCGAAATTTTGCTAGCGAAGGTGTTGGGCTATGAACGCATTCAACTCTATGTGCGCTATGAACAGCCTTTGACCAAAGCAGAGCTGAGTCAGTATCGGGAAATGGTTGTCAAAAGAGCAAAAGGTTGCCCGGTGGCCTATATTTTAGGGACAAAACAGTTTATGCATTTTGAACTAAAAGTTAATGAGGCAGTTTTAATCCCGCGTCCGGAGACGGAGCTGCTGGTTGAAGGCGTGTTACAGTTACCGCTGGCGACCCCTGACGCAGTGCAGGTTTTAGATTTATGCACGGGTAGTGGTGCAATTGGCATCGCTTTGGCCATGTATCGCCCCACTTGGCAAATTACCAGTTCGGATATTTCGGTGGCCGCTTTACAGGTAGCTAAGGAAAATGCGACTACTTATCAATTAAACGAGCGCATGAACTTTATTGAGTCGGATTTATTTCAGTCTATTCCGCAAGCAGACTATCAAATAATTGTGGCGAATCCGCCGTATATTGCCCTAAAAGATAAAGCTAGTTTAAGTCGGGAAGTTCTACAAGAGCCAGAGCAGGCTTTGTTTGCTCCGCAAGAGGGACTAGCGCTGTATGCTAGATTAGCGCAGGAAGCGGCCAGATATTTGGCGCCTCAGGGCTGGATAGCTTTGGAGTATGGGCAAGGTCAAGCGGCCGCAATTGTGGATTTGTTTAAAGCGGCTGGTTATCATAAATTTGAAATTCGCGCCGATTATGCGGGAATTGAAAGAATGTTGTTTATACAAAGGTAG
- the prfA gene encoding peptide chain release factor 1, with product MLGKLQAIEDKFLDLESKISDPSIIANQTEWQKLTRTHAKLSEIVEVFREYKQVRHHIDDAKEMQAATNDHEMLEMIKAELEELQPQVEPLEHKLKILLLPKDPNDDKNIIVEIRGGAGGDEAALFAGVLFRMYTRFAEDRGWKVEMLDSNPTGLGGFKEVVFMIKGFGAYSVFKYESGVHRVQRVPETESSGRIHTSTVTVAVLPEAEEVDVYINPNDLRIDTYCASGAGGQHVNKTESAVRITHIPTGVVVQCQDEKSQLQNREKCMVMLRAKLLELAEEEQRKNTAQDRKSQVGTGDRSERIRTYNYPQGRVTDHRIGLTLHKLEAVVNGDLQELIDALITVDQSERLQQMQ from the coding sequence ATGTTAGGAAAATTACAGGCTATTGAAGATAAATTTTTAGATTTAGAAAGTAAAATCAGTGATCCGAGTATTATTGCTAATCAAACCGAGTGGCAAAAGTTAACGCGGACCCATGCTAAGTTAAGTGAAATAGTAGAAGTTTTTCGTGAATATAAGCAAGTACGCCATCATATTGATGATGCTAAAGAAATGCAAGCGGCAACTAATGATCATGAAATGTTAGAGATGATTAAAGCGGAATTAGAAGAATTGCAACCGCAGGTAGAACCATTAGAGCATAAGTTGAAAATTTTATTGCTCCCTAAAGACCCTAATGATGATAAAAATATTATTGTCGAAATTCGTGGTGGTGCAGGTGGCGATGAGGCTGCTTTATTTGCCGGGGTACTATTTAGAATGTATACGCGCTTTGCCGAAGATCGAGGTTGGAAAGTAGAAATGTTAGATTCTAATCCTACTGGCTTAGGCGGTTTTAAAGAAGTAGTTTTTATGATTAAAGGTTTTGGCGCATACAGTGTATTTAAATATGAAAGTGGCGTACACCGTGTACAACGGGTACCTGAGACGGAGTCTAGCGGACGCATTCACACCTCGACGGTAACGGTGGCCGTACTCCCAGAAGCCGAAGAAGTAGATGTATATATTAATCCTAATGATTTACGGATTGATACATATTGTGCCTCAGGCGCTGGCGGGCAGCACGTTAATAAAACCGAGTCGGCGGTGCGGATTACGCATATTCCAACTGGCGTAGTAGTACAATGCCAAGATGAAAAATCACAACTACAAAATCGGGAAAAATGTATGGTGATGTTGCGGGCGAAACTTTTAGAACTAGCAGAAGAAGAGCAACGCAAAAACACCGCTCAAGATCGGAAAAGTCAAGTAGGTACTGGCGATAGAAGTGAACGAATTCGTACTTATAATTACCCGCAAGGACGAGTAACGGATCATCGTATTGGCCTAACTTTACATAAGTTAGAAGCGGTGGTAAATGGAGATTTACAGGAGTTAATCGATGCTTTGATTACTGTTGACCAAAGTGAAAGATTACAACAAATGCAATAA
- a CDS encoding DUF1385 domain-containing protein, giving the protein MQDKPVVGGQAVIEGVMMRGFGNMAMAVRQPNGEIAIEQQPLNSLTDKYPILKQPLLRGMVALGEALVYGMKALSNSAQLAGEEEEELSDREMLVTMFTSILLAIGLFIVLPTFIAKFLKSYTENLMLLNLLEGLIRLTFFVIYVAVISRVRDIQRVFEYHGAEHKTIHAYEAGVPLEVEYVRPFSTLHPRCGTSFLLIVMLVSMVVFSFMGWPDIWQRIGSRILLMPLIAGISYEIIRYAGRNAQSSLVSVLIVPGLLLQKLTTREPDGEQIEVAIKALQAVLPAAVSVEQEQEIEIIEGK; this is encoded by the coding sequence GTGCAAGATAAACCAGTTGTAGGTGGACAGGCAGTAATTGAAGGGGTAATGATGCGTGGCTTTGGTAATATGGCCATGGCTGTACGGCAACCCAATGGGGAAATCGCTATTGAACAACAACCTTTAAATAGTTTGACAGATAAATACCCCATATTAAAACAACCACTATTAAGGGGTATGGTGGCTTTGGGTGAGGCACTAGTTTATGGGATGAAGGCTTTGTCTAACTCTGCACAATTAGCAGGTGAAGAAGAGGAAGAACTGAGTGATCGTGAAATGCTAGTAACAATGTTTACGTCGATTTTATTGGCGATTGGGCTATTTATTGTGTTGCCAACTTTTATTGCAAAATTTTTAAAGAGTTATACCGAGAATTTAATGTTATTAAATTTATTGGAAGGTTTGATTCGACTGACATTTTTTGTAATTTATGTAGCGGTAATCTCGCGAGTGCGTGATATTCAGCGAGTATTTGAATATCACGGCGCGGAGCACAAAACTATTCATGCTTATGAGGCGGGCGTGCCTTTGGAGGTTGAATATGTGCGTCCCTTTAGTACTTTGCATCCGCGTTGTGGAACGAGTTTTTTATTAATCGTGATGTTAGTGAGCATGGTAGTATTTAGTTTTATGGGTTGGCCAGATATTTGGCAACGGATTGGTTCGAGAATTTTATTAATGCCGCTTATCGCAGGGATTAGTTATGAAATAATTCGTTATGCGGGGCGTAATGCTCAAAGTAGCTTGGTAAGTGTGTTGATTGTGCCAGGTCTGCTATTGCAAAAACTTACGACTAGAGAACCAGATGGCGAACAAATTGAAGTTGCGATTAAAGCTTTGCAAGCAGTGTTGCCAGCAGCAGTAAGTGTTGAACAAGAACAAGAAATTGAAATTATAGAGGGGAAGTAA
- the rpmE gene encoding 50S ribosomal protein L31, protein MKEKIHPKYEACKVSCACGNTFESGSVQKELKVDVCSACHPFYTGQQRTAAARGRIEQFNKRYGK, encoded by the coding sequence ATGAAAGAAAAAATTCATCCAAAGTATGAAGCTTGTAAAGTTTCTTGCGCATGCGGTAATACTTTCGAAAGTGGTTCGGTGCAAAAGGAATTGAAGGTAGATGTATGCTCTGCATGCCATCCATTTTATACTGGTCAACAACGTACTGCAGCAGCGCGTGGTCGTATAGAACAATTCAACAAGCGTTATGGTAAATAA